In Humulus lupulus chromosome 7, drHumLupu1.1, whole genome shotgun sequence, the following are encoded in one genomic region:
- the LOC133792396 gene encoding uncharacterized protein LOC133792396, translating to MAQQRTLKELVAPNLDQQPLCIQHPPLDVKFELKSGLIHLLPSFHGLPGEDPNKHLKEFHIVCSSMKPAVVTEEQIKLQAFPFSLKDAAKEWLYYLPPGTVETWNGMKTMFLERYFPASKVGSIRKEICNIRQYTGESLYEYWERFKRLCASCPHHQISEKLLIQYFYEGLQSLDRSMIDAASGDALVDKTPAATRSLISNMAANSQQFGIRQDPIPPLKSANEVSTSNANSLGQQLAQLTTVVQQLALGQQVRPCGICQVVGHATDTCPTLFEGETEGVNAVGNFPSQLRQMYYEPFSQTYNPGWRDHPNLCYGNQQQIAPQSSSSRPLGFTLQQRSQNNFVPRPSQAPQVAPPPSAKPSTEDLINALATNTLQFQQTTQASIKSLENQVGQLAASYNRLEAHLSNKLPS from the coding sequence ATGGCCCAGCAAAGGACATTGAAAGAGTTGGTAGCGCCAAATCTTGACCAACAACCACTTTGCATCCAGCATCCACCGTTGGATGTAAAATTTGAGCTAAAGTCGGGCCTCATCCACTTATTGCCTTCTTTCCATGGGCTGCCTGGTGAGGATCCGAATAAACATTTGAAGGAGTTTCATATTGTTTGTTCTAGTATGAAACCTGCTGTAGTGACTGAAGAACAAATTAAGTTGcaagcttttcctttctccctgAAGGATGCAGCTAAAGAGTGGTTGTACTATCTTCCACCTGGTACTGTTGAAACCTGGAATGGTATGAAGACTATGTTCCTGGAACGATATTTTCCAGCATCAAAAGTTGGAAGCATCAGGAAAGAGATCTGTAATATAAGGCAATATACAGGGGAGTCTTTGTATgaatattgggagagatttaagcgATTGTGTGCTAGTTGCCCTCATCATCAGATAAGTGAAAAACTCCTCATTCAgtacttttatgaaggattacaatCACTGGATAGGAGTATGATTGATGCAGCCAGTGGGGATGCACTAGTTGATAAGACTCCTGCTGCAACTaggagcttgatttctaatatggctgCCAACTCACAACAGTTTGGCATTCGCCAAGATCCTATTCCACCACTCAAATCAGCTAATGAAGTGAGCACCTCTAATGCTAATTCGCTGGGTCAACAATTGGCTCAATTAACTACAGTGGTACAACAATTAGCTTTAGGCCAACAGGTGAGGCCATGTGGAATCTGTCAAGTTGTGGGGCATGCTACTGATACTTGCCCTACTTTATTTGAGGGAGAAACTGAGGGTGTTAATGCTGTAGGGAATTTCCCTAGTCAATTACGTCAGATGTACTATGAACCCTTTTCACAAACTTATAATCCTGGCTGGCGTGATCATCCAAATCTTTGttatgggaatcaacaacaaaTTGCTCCACAGTCTTCATCTTCAAGACCACTTGGTTTCACTTTGCAACAACGGTCTCAAAATAATTTTGTACCTAGACCATCACAAGCACCGCAAGTTGCTCCACCACCAAGTGCCAAACCCTCTACTGAGGATTTAATCAATGCACTTGCTACAAATACTCTTCAGTTTCAGCAAACCACCCAAGCTTCCATCAAAAGTTTGGAGAATCAGGTGGGACAATTAGCAGCATCATATAACAGGTTGGAAGCTCACCTGTCTAATAAATTGCCTTCATAA